Within the Saccharopolyspora gloriosae genome, the region CTGGTCGGCGTCCTGTTCGGAGTAGACCCGCGCCACCGACGGGCGGAACCCGTTCGTCACGACCTCCCGCAGGATCGAGATCCCGGTGTGCACGTCGTCGAGCAGGTATCCGTGGAAGCGGTTGTTCTCGGGCTGGTGCTTGAACAATTTCACCGTCACCTCGGTGACGAAGCACAGCGCGCCTTCGTTGCCGATCACGATGCTGCGGATGTCGGGGCCCGCCGCCCGGCGCGGCACGTTCTTGATCCGGCTGGTGCTGCCGTCCGGGAACACGGCCTCCAGCCCGACCACCATGTCCTCGATGCCGCCGTAGAGGGTGGAGAACTGCCCGATCGACCTGGTGGCCACCAGCCCGCCCATCTGAGCCAGCGGCTTGGACTGCGGCGAGTGCCCGGTGGTGAGGCCGTGTTCGCGCGCCGCGTCCTCCAAGACCTGCAGAGGAACGCCGCACTGGGCGGTCACCTGCATGTTCTGCGGGTCGATGTGCAGGATCTCGTCCATGTCCGAGCCGTCGAGCACGATCGTGTTCTCGACGTTCGTCTCCAGTCCGCCCTCGGTGCCGGTCCGGCCGGTGCGCGGCACCACGTTGATCCGGTGCTCATCGGCGAACGCGAGCACCGCGGCGACCTGCGCGGTGTCGGCCGCGCGCACGATCGCCCAGGGAAGCGGACCGTCGAAGATGCCGTGCACCGCGGTGTACTTCTTGAAGCGGTCCACGCTGGCTTCGCGCAGCTCCTGCTCGTCGGTCACCACGCGCTGCGGGCCTGCGATCTCGCGCAGCCGGTCGACGAGACGTTCGGATGTTGCGGTCAAGGGTTCTCTCCGTTCCGGTTCAGTGCTGATCAGCGGGTCAGGTAGCCGCCGTCGACGGCGAGCACCTGCCCGTTGACGTAGTCGGACGCCGCGCTGGCGAGGAAGACGGTGGCGCCCATCAGGTCCGCGACCTCGCCCCAGCGTCCGGCGGGGATGTGGTCGAGCACCCGGCTGCTGGCCACCGGGTCGGCGCGGGTCTGCTCGGTGATGGCGGTGGCGAAGTAGCCCGGTGCGATCGCGTTGACCTGAATGCCGTGCTGGGCGAGTTCGTCGCAGTAGGTCTTGGTGAAGCCCACGATCGCGTGCTTGGTCGCCGCGTAGGCGGGGGACCACTGGCCGCCCAGGAACGAGAACAGCGACGCGATGTTGATGATCTTGCCGGATCGCTGCGCCGTCATGAACCGGGCGGCCTCCCTGCTGAGCTCGAACGGGACGGTGAGGTTGACGTCCAGCATCGGGTCCCATTCGGCCCGCCCGAACTCGGCGACGGGCGCGGTGCGGCAGATCCCGGCCGAGTTGACCAGGATGTCCACCGAGCCGAGCCGGGACACGCAGGACTCGATCGCGTTCCGCGGGCCGCCGTCCTCGGTGAGATCGGTGGGCAGGAACTCCATCCGGCGCCCGGCGGCTTCGACGAGCTCTTCGGTGGCCCCGCCGTCGTCGAGCACGCTGGGCACGAACACGTCGGCCCCCGCCTTCGCCAACGCCAGCGTGAACGCCTGCCCCAGTCCGGTGTTCCCGCCGGTGACGACGGCGTTCCTGCCGGTGAGGGAGAACGCGTCCAGCGAGAAGTCGCGAATGTCCATTGGTCGCCTTTCCGGTTTCCGGGGTGTCAGGTAGCGGGGTGCGAACTGCTGCTGATCAAAAGAATTCGGGCACGACGATTCCGGAGTCCGGCGGGAACCGGCTCCGAGCGCAAAAAAAGAGAACAGTCCCCGGCGTGAGCACGGGTCGCTGTTCTCTAGGTCTCTAGCAACCACCCGCAGGAACTGCGGGCACATCTGAAGTTGGCGCGCCCGAAGGACGTGCGACCACGCTAGCCAGCGCGTTCGACCGCTGTCAAGGCCGTGCCCGCCGATGGCCGGGGCCGTGCCTTCGGGACGATTCCCGGGCGCGCTCTTGACACTCCTGCGTCGATCCCCACAAACTTCCGGCGTCACGCCGGAATTCGTTCCACATCTGGAACGAATCACTCAGCCCTCCTCCGGACGATCCCCCCTCGTGCTCTGACGGCCGCCTGGGCCTTTTCGCGCCCTTTCCCGCCGTCGTCCCTCGACATGAAAGCGAGCGGTCATGCGCGTAAAAGCTGCCGTGCTGGAGCAATACGGCGACCCACTCCGACTCCGGGAACTGGAACTCGACGATCCGGGTCCGCGCGAGGTCCTGGTGCGGATCGCCGCCACCGGCGTCTGCGCCAGCGACGCCCATACCCGAGCCGGCCGGATCCCGTCGCCGCTGCCGGTCGTGCTCGGGCACGAGGGAGCGGGCGTGGTGGCGGCCGTCGGCTCCGAGGTCACCCACGTCGCGCCCGGGGACCACGTCGCGCTGTCCTGGATGCCCAGCTGCGGGCGCTGCCGGCATTGTGAGAGCGGGCGACCGGTGCTGTGCACGGTCAGCGCGCCCGCACTGCTCGGCGGGACGCTGATGGACGGCGGCGTCCGGATGCGCGACGAGGGCCGCGACGTGCACCACTATTCGTTCCTGTCCACCTTCGCCGACCACGCGGTGGTGCCCGCGGCCAGTGCCGTCCGGATCCGCGCTGACGTGCCGCTGGCGGTGGCCGCGCTGGTCGGCTGCGGGGTGCTCACCGGGTACGGCTCGGTGGTCAACCGCGCCAAGGTCGCGCCCGGCAGTTCGGTGCTGATCTACGGTGCCGGCGGGGTGGGGCTGAGCGCGGTGATGGCGGCCTGCAACTCCGGTGCGCTGCGGGTGATAGTGGTGGATCCGAAGGCGGACAAGCGCGACGGCGCCACGGCGTTCGGCGCCACCCACGTGATCGACCCGGGCAGCCAACCCGTCGTGGAGACCGTCCGCGCGATGACCGACGGGCTCGGCGCGGACGTGTCCATCGACGCGGTCGGCGGCGAAGGAGTGCTGGGGGAGGCGTTCGACGCCACCGCCACCGGCGGCACGATCGTTTGTGTCGGCGTGCCCGGCCCGGACGCCTACGCGGCGGTGCCGGGTGCGCGGTTCGTGCGCGAGGAGAAGTACCTGACCGGCAGCCTCTACGGGTCGAGCCGCCCGGGCAGGACATCCCGGCGTTGCTGAACCTGTTCGCGGCGGGGCGGCTCCCGGTGGACAAGCTGATCTCCCGGACGTATCCGCTGGAGCACATCAACGACACCTTCAACGACATGCTCGCCGGGGAGCTCCGGCGCGGGTCGTGGTGCTCGACGAGGCCATCGCCTGGTGAGCGGGACACCCGCGGCCGGCCCGCGTGCCCCGGCGGTGGCGCAGGCCTTCCTGGTGCTCGGCGAGTTGGCCGAATCGCGGGAAGCGTTGCGGCTCAACGAGATCCTCCGGCGGGTGGACCTGCCGAAGACCACCGTGCACCGGCTGCTGCGGACGTTGGTGGACGTCGGCGCAGTGGTGCACCGGGCGGGATCCGGTACCTACACCGCCGCAGGCGGAGAATCGGCGTCGCCCGGAACGCGGCGCAACGCGATCGGACGGCAAGGAGAGCACATGAGCACGACCCGCCAGCTGGACGGCCG harbors:
- a CDS encoding alcohol dehydrogenase catalytic domain-containing protein; the encoded protein is MRVKAAVLEQYGDPLRLRELELDDPGPREVLVRIAATGVCASDAHTRAGRIPSPLPVVLGHEGAGVVAAVGSEVTHVAPGDHVALSWMPSCGRCRHCESGRPVLCTVSAPALLGGTLMDGGVRMRDEGRDVHHYSFLSTFADHAVVPAASAVRIRADVPLAVAALVGCGVLTGYGSVVNRAKVAPGSSVLIYGAGGVGLSAVMAACNSGALRVIVVDPKADKRDGATAFGATHVIDPGSQPVVETVRAMTDGLGADVSIDAVGGEGVLGEAFDATATGGTIVCVGVPGPDAYAAVPGARFVREEKYLTGSLYGSSRPGRTSRRC
- a CDS encoding FAD-binding oxidoreductase codes for the protein MTATSERLVDRLREIAGPQRVVTDEQELREASVDRFKKYTAVHGIFDGPLPWAIVRAADTAQVAAVLAFADEHRINVVPRTGRTGTEGGLETNVENTIVLDGSDMDEILHIDPQNMQVTAQCGVPLQVLEDAAREHGLTTGHSPQSKPLAQMGGLVATRSIGQFSTLYGGIEDMVVGLEAVFPDGSTSRIKNVPRRAAGPDIRSIVIGNEGALCFVTEVTVKLFKHQPENNRFHGYLLDDVHTGISILREVVTNGFRPSVARVYSEQDADQHFAHFNDGRCVLVFVAEGPAGIVEATSAEIERVVAEHSNTPVDPALIESWFENLNWGTDKIRAEQQAMLTEHRLGYTTEISANWSSIGAIYDSVMHRIRTEFPRFEDLTMLGGHSSHSYQTGTNMYFVYDYRINCEPREEIEQYHRPLNAIIVEEALRHGGSMVHHHGIGKYRAQWTEQEHGSAYRMLVRLKESFDPNGIMNRGTIFPD
- a CDS encoding SDR family oxidoreductase translates to MDIRDFSLDAFSLTGRNAVVTGGNTGLGQAFTLALAKAGADVFVPSVLDDGGATEELVEAAGRRMEFLPTDLTEDGGPRNAIESCVSRLGSVDILVNSAGICRTAPVAEFGRAEWDPMLDVNLTVPFELSREAARFMTAQRSGKIINIASLFSFLGGQWSPAYAATKHAIVGFTKTYCDELAQHGIQVNAIAPGYFATAITEQTRADPVASSRVLDHIPAGRWGEVADLMGATVFLASAASDYVNGQVLAVDGGYLTR